A segment of the Candidatus Zixiibacteriota bacterium genome:
CGCCGAACAAACATCAATTGCGATAGTATCCGGTCGAACGTATTTATTGATTTTTGTAATTACATTGCCAAGGGCGTTAATCGGCACAGAAAGCAATAGATAGTCAGCGGAACTAATGGCAGTTTCAAAATTGTCGATTAGCCTGGCGCCGGTTTGTTCAACTTCTTCTCTAATATTACATGTAGATATAACACCAACTTCAAAAGCATTACTAAACAACTTCGCGTAATGCTTCCCCATCTTTCCGAATCCAATAATGATTAACTTACTCTTCATGTTCAATCCTTTATTGCTAGCCTTTCAGCGACCTCAAAAACTCAAGATCATTCACTTCTGGGCGGGTGTGCCAGCGGTTGTGCATCCAGATCCATTGGTCAGGGTGGCGGCGGATAATTTTCTCGATCTCTTTTGTCATGCGGCCGGTAATTTTATAAATATTTTCCCGGGTCCGTTCGCGCGATTCGATTGTTAATTCTTCGCCGATGACGATTTTGTATTTGCCTCTCGGGAACGACAAACAGAATATCGGCAAAAAGGCGGCTCCCGATACAAGGCCCAGTTGAGTCGGGCCGATGGGAGTTTTGGCCAGACGTCCAAAAAACGGAGTCAGCTCCCCGCCGACGCGAAACGAATCGGTGTCAATAAGAAAGCCGATGGCGTAATTGTCTTTGAGAAACCTTAAAATATCGCGAGGCGAGTCGTCAGTGCGGATATTTACGATATCCATGGCCGTGCGGTTGGCGATCAACATCTCATCGAGACGTTTATCGTATAATTCCCTCCCGATGACAGCCGCTTTATAACCTGACTGCGCCACCCAGGCGGCAAGAAGCTCGAAATTGCCGATATGCCCGGTAAATGCGACGATGCCTTTTCCTTTCTGATATGCTTTCTTGAGATTCTCTTCCCCGACGATTTCGATATTGGGCCGCATCTGGGTTTGATAATACCGGCGCATGCGCATATCTTCAAGAGCGGCCCGCCCGAACGTCTGAAAACATAACCGGGCGATTTCTTTTTTTCGGTGATAGCTTAAGCTATTCCCGTATGCTCGATCCAGATTGAGAAGTGTTTTATGCCGTTCTTTTTTGATGAGACAATACGCGATCATCCCCAGCAGTTCGCCGAGGAAAAGAGTTATAAATCGCGGGAGAAAATTTATCAGCCAAAAAAGAATACGGGCGCTGAAAAAAACAATATTGTTTTTGAGTTTATTCGCCACGGGAAATCACCGAAACCTCACACCAGTTTCGATTGCAGGATATCATGCAGATGTATTATTCCAACCGGCCGGTTATCGTCATCGACCGCAACCAGGGCCGTGATTTTGTATTTTTCGCACATCGCCAGGACCGTATCGAGAAGGGCGTCAGCCGAAATCGTTTTGGGATTTTCGGACATCATTTGTGAAATCGCCATTTCCATAAAGCCATTGCCTTTTTCCGATATGCGACGCAGATCGCCGTCGGTGAAGATACCCGCCAGCTTACCGTCGTCATCGACAATCACGGCTGTGCCGAGCATCCCCTGCGACATCGCAATGAGCGTTTCCTGCACGGTTGCCGATTTTTTGACCATTGGGATTTTGTCGCCGGTATGCATCAAATCGGAAACCCGGAGCAGAAGCCTCCGTCCCAGCGATCCCCCGGGATGAAGCTGCGCAAAATCATCCTGAGTGAATCCTCGCTGTTCGAGAAGTACGACCGCCAAGGCATCCCCCATGACTCCCGCCGCGGTGGCCGATG
Coding sequences within it:
- a CDS encoding lysophospholipid acyltransferase family protein, with amino-acid sequence MANKLKNNIVFFSARILFWLINFLPRFITLFLGELLGMIAYCLIKKERHKTLLNLDRAYGNSLSYHRKKEIARLCFQTFGRAALEDMRMRRYYQTQMRPNIEIVGEENLKKAYQKGKGIVAFTGHIGNFELLAAWVAQSGYKAAVIGRELYDKRLDEMLIANRTAMDIVNIRTDDSPRDILRFLKDNYAIGFLIDTDSFRVGGELTPFFGRLAKTPIGPTQLGLVSGAAFLPIFCLSFPRGKYKIVIGEELTIESRERTRENIYKITGRMTKEIEKIIRRHPDQWIWMHNRWHTRPEVNDLEFLRSLKG
- a CDS encoding KpsF/GutQ family sugar-phosphate isomerase, with protein sequence MILKTAKDVITKESQAIAGLVERLDENFERAVKAILETSGRVIVTGMGKSGIIGKKIAATFSSTGTPAIFLHPAEAIHGDLGIVTKQDIVIAISKSGGTEELHHIIPAFKRLGIKIIVLTGETDSPLAQRADIVIDCSVPNEACSNNLVPTSSATAAGVMGDALAVVLLEQRGFTQDDFAQLHPGGSLGRRLLLRVSDLMHTGDKIPMVKKSATVQETLIAMSQGMLGTAVIVDDDGKLAGIFTDGDLRRISEKGNGFMEMAISQMMSENPKTISADALLDTVLAMCEKYKITALVAVDDDNRPVGIIHLHDILQSKLV